One window from the genome of Tachysurus vachellii isolate PV-2020 chromosome 5, HZAU_Pvac_v1, whole genome shotgun sequence encodes:
- the LOC132845339 gene encoding hemoglobin embryonic subunit alpha-like has protein sequence MSLSDKDKNTVKAFWAKVAPKAAEVGADALFRMLTVYPQTKTYFSHWSDLSKGSPQVKNHGKTVMTGVEEAVNKIDDLTNGLISLSELHAFQLRIDPANFKILAHNVLVVLATMFPAEFTPEVHVCMDKFLAAVALGLSEKYR, from the exons ATGAGTCTCTCTGACAAGGACAAGAACACCGTCAAAGCTTTCTGGGCCAAGGTCGCCCCTAAGGCTGCAGAGGTCGGTGCTGATGCTCTCTTCAG GATGCTGACTGTTTACCCGCAGACTAAGACCTATTTTTCCCACTGGAGTGACTTGAGCAAAGGGTCTCCTCAGGTGAAGAACCACGGAAAGACTGTTATGACTGGCGTGGAAGAAGCTGTCAACAAAATCGATGATCTGACCAATGGGTTGATTAGCCTAAGCGAGCTGCACGCTTTCCAGCTGCGTATTGACCCGGCCAACTTCAAG ATCCTAGCCCACAACGTGCTCGTTGTATTGGCCACCATGTTCCCCGCTGAATTTACCCCTGAGGTCCACGTGTGTATGGATAAGTTCCTCGCTGCCGTTGCCCTGGGTCTCTCTGAGAAGTACCGATAA